A single window of Larimichthys crocea isolate SSNF chromosome XII, L_crocea_2.0, whole genome shotgun sequence DNA harbors:
- the nutf2 gene encoding nuclear transport factor 2 codes for MGDQPLWEQIGTSFVQHYYQMFDHDRTHLGSIYIDMSCLTWEGQQFQGKRAIVDKLNSLPFTKIAHSITAQDHQPTPDSAILSMVIGQLKADDDPIMGFHQSFILKNVDDAWVCTNDMFRLAIHNFG; via the exons ATGGGGGACCAGCCTCTGTGGGAGCAGATAGGAACCAGCTTCGTGCAGCACTACTACCAGATGTTTGACCATGACCGGACACACCTGGGATCGATATAC ATCGACATGTCATGCCTTACGTGGGAAGGACAGCAGTTTCAGGGGAAAAGAGCGATTGTTGATAAGCTGAAT AGTCTCCCCTTCACAAAAATTGCGCATAGTATAACAGCGCAGGACCACCAGCCGACTCCAGACAGCGCCATCTTGAGTATGGTTATAGGACAGCTAAAA gcagATGACGACCCCATCATGGGTTTCCATCAGAGCTTCATCCTGAAGAACGTTGACGACGCGTGGGTGTGCACCAATGACATGTTCAGGCTGGCCATTCATAACTTTGGCTAA